The Oceanispirochaeta sp. genome contains the following window.
CAGTGGAAGATCATTCAGACTATCCGTATAAAAAGCACATTGATCCCAGGAAAGAGAATTTTCCTTTAAGTACCGGGCCGCCCAGTATACCTTACCCTCTTTGAAGCAAAGAGGCTTTCGCATCTCTTTGAATCTTTTTTCTTCAATAATGTAATCACTGGCCAGACAGGTATCCAGGCCCAGGAGCCTCTGAAAGGCGGAACCGATCACTCCGTCCTGCGCCGTAATCAATACATTTTTGATTCCCTTCTGTTGATTCTCATGGATTATTTCTTTCATGGGGGCATAGATATGCCGTCTGGAGACCCACAGGGCAAAGTCAGCAGCCATTTTTGCATATTTCAGGGGAGTCATGGAGCGGGCCCGAGAGAGCTGATAGGCCCCATATTCGTCTTCGGTCAGTGTGTGATTGTAATACAAGCGGTTGATCCGTCTCAGTCTGAATAAATCAGGGAGGCCTTTCAGGCTTCTCCGGGAGCGCCAGAGGGCCCAGAGCAGATCGGTATCCCGGGAGGTCAGTGTTTCATCAAGATCAAAAAAGGCCAATTGAATCCCCTCAGGAGGGGTGTGAATGCATTCTTTCATTGTTAGAGAGTATAGAAGCCGAGGGGAATCGGCAAGTCCCGTCCCTCTATTGAAGTATGAATAAACAATGTAAGGCATCCCGCAAAAGAAAAGGAGTGAACCCAGTCCTTTTATAATCTATAATATTTTATATGAAAAGTATCAGGAGTGTATGCATGAATAAAAATATAGGATTTGTTTCCTTCCGGATTGCCGGAACTGACGGAGTCAGCCTCGAAATTGTCAAGTGGGCGGATGTACTGAAGAGTATGGGAAATAACAACTTCTACCTGGCTGGAGAACTCGACCGTCATCCTTCGGTGTCCATGGAATTCCCGGAACTGCATTTTCACCATCCTGTGACCAAGAAGATCTATGAACAGTGTTTCAGCCATAAGAACCGCCCTGAAGAGTTGACCGGCGATATTCATTACTGGCGGCAGGAATTCAAAAAAGTTCTGTATCAGTTTGTAGCGCGTTTCAAAATAGATGTCCTGATTCCTCAGAATGCCGTCACCATCCCCCTGAATGTTCCTTTAGGTCTGGCTATTACGGAGTTCGCCGCCGAAACAGGGATACCCGTGATTGCCCATCATCATGACTTCTTCTGGGAGAGGAAGCGATTTCTGACCAATTGCATCTGGGATTATATCAATTCCAGTTACCCCCCCCACCTTGGTAATATCCAGCACGTTGTTATCAATTCATCAGGACAGAATCAACTGGCATTAAGAACAGGAATATCCTCCACCCTCATACCGAATGTCATGCATTTTGAGATGGAGCCTCCTGGAAAGGATGATTACAACAGTGATATACGCCAGGCTCTGGGTGTGGAAGAGGATGAACTGCTCATACTGCAGCCCACGAGGGTCGTCCAGAGAAAGGGAATTGAGCACGCACTGGAAATGGTCTCCCGGCTGGAAAGAAAAGCTGCTTTCGTAATCTCCCATGCCTCGGGAGACGAGGGCTTCGAATATGAGAAGAGGGTCCGGGATTATGCCCGGCTGCTGAATGTCCGAGCCATCTTTGTGGATGACATCATCCTGGATCAGCGGGGTACTACGGCGGATGGCCGCAAAATTTATACCCTCCAGGATATTTACCCTTATGCAGATTTTGTCACCTACCCCTCCCTGATTGAAGGTTTTGGCAATGCCTTCCTGGAAACCGTCTGGTTCAGGAAACCCATACTGGTGAACAACTACTCCATCTATGCCACAGATATCAAACCCAAGGGTTTTGAGGTGGTGGAAATCGACGATTTTATTACCGACGAAACTATCAAAGAAGTACAATACCTCCTGGATCATCCGGAGGTTGTCAAAAGGATAACTGAAAAAAATTATCAGCTGGGCTTACAATACTATGGTTTTACCACTGTCCAGACAAAATTGACCAGCCTTATGGCCAATATCTTTGGGAGCAAATTTGTTCAGGAGTGTATTGAAAAGGAACAAAAGCCTCAATTGTGATGCTTTTTATATTATTTCTTATATTTCCCTTGCATCGTTAGGCATTACTAATTATATTTAAAATAAATAAAGCATGCCTGTCAGGCTGTTTTAGGATTTAACGATCCTCTTGGGACGTCGGATCAAATGACATAGATTCCTTTATAAACAGTTTTTTAGGCCCCCTGTAATGGTGTAATACAGGGGGTTTTTTTTTGTTTATTTAATTATCCAGGTAACAATCGTTACAAAATTATCGAATAATCCCCTTTTAATGTTGACTCTTTCCCTCATATTAGAAAATACTGAAGATCCTCTGAGGTCGCCCGCCTGTGCCGGTTGCCAAGGAATCAAAAATAAAACTGAACCCCAGGGAACTACCTGAAGGAGAGGAACTATGTCATACCCGGAATTTCTCAATATTACTGAGCTGAAAGAACTCGCATCCCGCCCGGCACCAGCGGCGGTTGAGGTCGAGACTATTCTGAACAAGGCTCTCAAGCTGAAGGGACTGAATACAAAAGAGGCTGCCGCCCTGCTGGCAGTGAGGGATGAAAAACAGATCCACAGGATCATGGAAGCCGCCGCAAAAGCCAAGGAAACCATTTATGGAAAGCGCATGGTGATGTTTGCCCCCCTGTATTCAGGGAATCACTGCAGCAACAACTGTCTGTACTGCGGTTTCAGAAAAGATAATAAAGACATCACCCGGCGTAAACTGGAACAGGATGAAATTGCCCTGCAGACCCGGATGCTGCTGAAGGAGGGACATAAGCGTCTTCTCCTCCTCTCCGGAGAATCCGGCCATTACCCCCTTGAATATTTGAAAGAATCCCTTGAAACCATCTACAAGGTTGAAGAGAAGGGAACCTCCATCCGGAGAGTCAATGTGGAGATTGCCCCCCTCAGGGTTGACGAGTTCAAAGAACTGAAAGAATGCAATATCGGGACCTACATCTGTTTTCAGGAAACCTATGATCCTGATCTCTACAAGAAATATCATATAAGCGGACCCAAGGCGAACTATGAAAACCGCCTGTATGTGATGCACAGGGCTATGGAAGCCGGCATAGACGATATAGGAATCGGAACCCTCTTCGGTCTGGCTGATCACCGCTTTGAAGTGCTTGCCATGCTGCGCCATGCGGAAGA
Protein-coding sequences here:
- a CDS encoding haloacid dehalogenase-like hydrolase — its product is MAFFDLDETLTSRDTDLLWALWRSRRSLKGLPDLFRLRRINRLYYNHTLTEDEYGAYQLSRARSMTPLKYAKMAADFALWVSRRHIYAPMKEIIHENQQKGIKNVLITAQDGVIGSAFQRLLGLDTCLASDYIIEEKRFKEMRKPLCFKEGKVYWAARYLKENSLSWDQCAFYTDSLNDLPLMESCACPVAVHPGPELEALCRQRSWAILKPGLSE
- a CDS encoding glycosyltransferase family 4 protein, giving the protein MNKNIGFVSFRIAGTDGVSLEIVKWADVLKSMGNNNFYLAGELDRHPSVSMEFPELHFHHPVTKKIYEQCFSHKNRPEELTGDIHYWRQEFKKVLYQFVARFKIDVLIPQNAVTIPLNVPLGLAITEFAAETGIPVIAHHHDFFWERKRFLTNCIWDYINSSYPPHLGNIQHVVINSSGQNQLALRTGISSTLIPNVMHFEMEPPGKDDYNSDIRQALGVEEDELLILQPTRVVQRKGIEHALEMVSRLERKAAFVISHASGDEGFEYEKRVRDYARLLNVRAIFVDDIILDQRGTTADGRKIYTLQDIYPYADFVTYPSLIEGFGNAFLETVWFRKPILVNNYSIYATDIKPKGFEVVEIDDFITDETIKEVQYLLDHPEVVKRITEKNYQLGLQYYGFTTVQTKLTSLMANIFGSKFVQECIEKEQKPQL
- the hydG gene encoding [FeFe] hydrogenase H-cluster radical SAM maturase HydG, giving the protein MSYPEFLNITELKELASRPAPAAVEVETILNKALKLKGLNTKEAAALLAVRDEKQIHRIMEAAAKAKETIYGKRMVMFAPLYSGNHCSNNCLYCGFRKDNKDITRRKLEQDEIALQTRMLLKEGHKRLLLLSGESGHYPLEYLKESLETIYKVEEKGTSIRRVNVEIAPLRVDEFKELKECNIGTYICFQETYDPDLYKKYHISGPKANYENRLYVMHRAMEAGIDDIGIGTLFGLADHRFEVLAMLRHAEELERLYNCGPHTVSVPRIEPAPGSALTENVPFPVDDDAFRTIIAVIRLSLPYTGIILSTRESAELRQELFRYGVSQISAGSKTSIGGYTEKEAENQQFALGDHRSMEEVINDMVGMGFIPSFCTGCYRKGRVGQDFMDLAKPGLIKHYCLPNGIVSFAEYLMDYAGDKTRKSGFALIKKLTDEESDPVVKGNITSSLEKINAGERDIYL